Part of the Caretta caretta isolate rCarCar2 chromosome 7, rCarCar1.hap1, whole genome shotgun sequence genome is shown below.
GCCGTGCCGGctcggctgggggtgggggcggctgTTAACCAGGCTGGGCTGGAACTGGCTCCCCATCCTCACCCCGAGGGACCCtgcccagcccccgctccccttctCTCCACCGCACTTGCCCGGTtttcagccccactgcccaggcagGGAGGCCGAGGGGAAGGGACGTGCCCACGGTCacgctgggaatggaacccaggagtcctgacacccagtccCCTGCAGCCCACGCTGCTCCCTGCCACGCACCCTCAGACCACGCACTCACAGCCGGGGGCGGGCGGCCGAGAGCCCCGTCCTGGGTGGTCAGAGACACAACcagccccccgtcccctcccagggcaggtctccccaccagccccccaccgccaggtgCTACGGGCCCCGGGGTCTCACCTGGCGGCGCCACCATCCGCTGCCACTTCTGGAACAGGCAGGTCTTGAGGCAGTCGCGGGGACTGAGGCTGTAGGTCTTGTGCCGGGACATCAGCTCCTGCATCGGCTCCAGGATCAcgcagagctgtggggaggagagaTTCAGCCACCGCCGCGTCCGAGCCAgcgcccccccgggaccccggGCACAGCCGCACGCAGCCATCAGGACACCCAGCGCCCCGCCCCACGGGCCCAGCCTCTCCCAGGCCCACCTGCACCAGCCCCACGTATCCTCTCCACCAGCCCCCACCACAGGGGCTGGGCTGCCTGCCTAGGTCCCCTGGGCTGCCCCAGTCCCTGTGGACGCCAGGCTCCAGAGGAGCTGTGTCACGGTAGCAGGCTGGGCTCTGGACCGTCCCCCAGGAGGGTGGGACTCCCCGGGGCAATAACAGGCCACCAAACACTGCGGGGTCCTGGTGGGCATGACAATGTCCTACAACGTGCACAGCTCATGAATATGCATTGCCATATTTGCCTGaatactcccccaccccttcaggtccccctctccctgccctcaggTCTCTGCCCACCACGGTGCCAGGAGCTCCAGCTACATCTCTAGGGCTGGGCTCCCCAGGCTGGAGTCCTAGAGCCGCCCCCCAGCGCGATAACCCCAGAGCCCTCGGGCAGGAAGAGTCTGGGGCCCCCGGGGACAGAGCCGCGCCCCCCGCCGCGATCCGCACACACGTACCCGGAGGTAGTTGAGGGTGGAGTTGGAGAGCCCGCAGCGGGTGATGTTCTTGGATAACTGGTCCAGCATCTGGGGGTCCTGTGCCTAGGAGCGCAGGGGGACAGGGACACCTCAGCCGCGCTCGGGCTGGGAACGGCACCtggacagctccagcccccaccccgccggATTTCTGGCCTGCCCCGCCTGTGTGCCCAGGGGAGTCGAGGCTCATCCCCTGTAGGTCTGCAGCCCCCCGGACAGCCGCATGGTGAAGAGACAGCTGAGCAAGCAGCGTCGCAGCACACACAGCTCCGGCCCCGGGGGTGGATGTGAGAGTTTGAACAAGTAGGAGAGATACGCACGTCCTGACCCGAGGGACTCCTGCCCCgggccaggctgcagccctgctGGGGCCTTGGGGCTCAGCCGCGGGGCCATCGGCGCCGAGCCAGGGACTCACGTGCATGGCGAGGATGCTGCGGGGAATGAGCTCTCGATGCTGCCGGATGCTGAAGTGCCACGTCTTTATCCGCATCATGTCGTCGAACATGAACTCCAGGTAGAGccgcccctccacacacacctggGGCGGGGACGAGACGTCAACCCCAAACACCCCGAGACCCAGCCGagcctcctccacccctccccgcAGGATAAACTGCACCTGGCCTCCCACCCAGCGTGCAATGCATGGCCGCGCCTTCGGCCTCACCCGCCTGCCTCTTCGTCCACGGTGCCAGGAGACAGGCTTCCCGCGCTGCCAGCCGTGTGGCCCAGACAGACTCCAGTGCCCTGAGCCTACGCAGctggcagctgctggcccccTTGCACCAGCGCCCATCTCCCCTTCGCCCGAACACGCTCTGACCTGCCAGCATCTCGGGCTGCAGGGGCAGGCACAGCCATGcagggggtgcccaggctggccaGGAACCCCAGATACCCTCTTGCACTGGGCAGTACCCGGCGGCTAATCGTCTCCCGAGGGCCAGCACCGCGGCAGAGCCCAGAGCTCTCCAGCCCTGCAGAGTCCCGAGGGAGCCAGGCCCGGCGCCCGCCCCTACCTGCGTGAACATGGGCTTGCCGTGCTGGGTCACCATGGTGCACTGGTCGCAGTCCAGAGAGACGAAGTTGTTGTGGAAGGACTCTTTGGGATGCTTGAGTACATAGTACAGCTCCGTGGCACCCCCCTCAAAGATGCTGCGGAAGTAACGGGGAATCAGAGTCCGGCCgatggctgcagcagggaggggagagagggagaaagagagtcAACGCCTGGCTTCCCTGGAGCCCCGGCTCAGCTCGCTGCAGGGCTGTGGTTCAGGCCAGGCACCCCCAGCTACCGCCCTGCCACCCCATCCTCCAGTGCGATGGGCCGGGAGCCAGGCACAGAGGAACCCAGCTCACACGGCAGCCATGGGGCAGAGGTGAGAGGTGCAGGGCGGGCAGCCTGCAGGACGAGACGTCCCCAGGGCCGCTGTGCGAGGCCGAGCGCCTGCTGGCAGGAAGCCACCCTGGGTTCCCCGCCACTGGCTCCGCTTTGCCTTTGTTTCCCTGTCCCTGAGGCCATACAGGCAGGGTCCTCGCCCCCTGTCCACAGGACTGCGAAGGtgcccatcaccgtggtatcGGGATCTGACATgcagctcagctctgccctggAGTAACTGTGGGCCAAGCCCGGAACCACGGCACAGACCCAGCGCGGCAGCTGGGGCCCCCTGTCCGGCCCGCACAGCACGTGGCATCGCACTGACTGGCTATCAGCCCTTTCCCAGCTTCATCGGGGCGGGCCCCCGGCCATGCCTAGAGCCGGGCCCCCGGCCACTCACTGTATCTCTTTGGTCCATCCTCCAGGCAGAAGGTGATCGTTAGCATGGCATCGTCCTCAAAGAACTCCGTGGTGAAGGCGTCCCACCAGAGATTGTCACATTCCTGGGGGCGGGAGATGGGCGCGGCGTCACGGCGAGGGGAGAGAACCCACCCCGCCGGGGGACCTGGGACCCTCCATCCTGGCTGGGCTGAGACAGGGAGCGGTAACGCCCTCGGGCCCCTGGAGACCCGCACGGTCTGAGGGGTCCAGGGGctctgccagtgtggacacaggctGTGTGGCCATTGGGCCCAGCATGCGATGCTCCACCCTGGGGCTACCCACGAGCACCCATGGGTGctcacccccccgcccgcccccaaggtcccccactcccccgcccccgccccgcccgcacACCTCTGTCCAGTTCTGCAGCCGCTTGTTCAGCTCGAATATCCTGTAGTCGGTCTGGTTCCCGTACGGCGTGTGCCTCCTGCCAAGCAAGCACAGTGGGGCCTCTCAGTGGGGCCCGGCCATGCCCAGCCCGCCCGCGCGCCCCACCTcagcccccgcctgcccccgcgctccccccccagcccgcccccgcctgcccccgcGCTGAGTGCTCCCATGCAGGGAGGGCAGGACCTGCCCCAGGGTGGCGTGAGCTGTGGACCCAGGACCCTAGGCTGCTCACCCCGAGCAGGGGAGTGGTGCCCCATGGCTCGTTTAGCCCAGGGGTTGGCGTGGGGCTCCAAAGCAGCCTCTCCCCCTCTTGGCACCCGGTTGGGCGGCACCACCAGggctcctgctgcctcccacaCCCAGGCGTGAGCCCCCCCAGAGCGCGAGCAgtgacccccgccccccgccagagCGCAAGCTCTTACCCTATCCCGGGCTCCAGGTACGTCGGTGGGTACATGGGGGTAGGTCTGCGGAGAGAGGCGCCAACGGGCGGTTAGGGCACATCCCCATGGAGCCTCAGACCTAGCCTGTGTtgtcaccccctccctgccccccgagtGACAGGCTGCCCGGCGctctctgcccccatcccaggctggcaggtctctctgcccccagaactggggcAGATTCTCCCCACACACGGCCTGGGGAGCCCAGcccccctgagcccagcctggagcagagagcaggcgGGAGGCACGTTCTGCCCAAGGGGCCCACAGGAGGTTCCCTCTAGTGATCAGGTGCCACGGGAGCCGTCTGGTCAGAGCACAGCGAGGAATACCCGTGCCCGGTCGGGGGGGAAACAAATGGACCCCGAGGATGAACCCCAAACACAGTGTGTGACCCCgtttgggggcaagggggggttggacCTGCCCTGGCCCACGGTTGCTTTACACCAGGATCTGggagccaggcaggagggggctggtgcATGGGTGCCTGTGGCTACCCCATTGCACTGTGGGGAGTAACCCACCCCGGCGCCACCCTGAGGCTgagccccctcagctccccccagagcccagaggaGTCAAGGACACCCCCAGGATCACTGGGTCTTCCATGccgttcttccacctttctcggGGCTATTAACGCCCCTGCCTGCCGCCTGGCACCTCAGCCCGCATGTCTCTAACCTTCCCAGCCCCGGCCACACCACACCCGCCCTGCCGCTTCGGGGCGGCCCCCGCATGCAGGGGGACCGGCCCCCGCCACTCCGTGCCCCGTGCAGCCGCCACTCACCCCACATCTCGATCCAGCATGGTGCCCGGGTGGAAAGGGGGGAAGGCGTTGCCGTTTGGGGGCTCCTTTGGCGAGTACAGCTTGAATGACTTAGAGGAACAGCCTGGCGGGAGAgacagaggtgtggggggagcaggtCAGTGGGATGCGCAGCCCGCAGCGCTCGGCCCGTGACGGAGCGAGCAGCACGCATTGCAGCTGGGCCCCGGCAGGATCGGGCCCATCAGGCTaggcacagcccccccacccccgctgcagGCGGTGCGGCTGGGAGGGGCCGAGGGACCTGAAGGAGCCCACTCTGCgccgggggccaaggacactgtCCCATGGCCCCGGGGTCTCCTCAGCTGGCCTCGGAGCCTGGGAGCTCACAGACCcagctgtgtttgggggggggggatagcagggggctgcgggtcgggactgaggggtgccggcatagctggggggggaggaatagcagggggctgtgggacGGGACTGAGGGgtgccggcagagctggggggagagaatagcagggggctgtgggacGGGactgaggggcgccggcagagctgggggacgggggatagcagggggctgcgggtcgggactgaggggcgctggcagagctgggggggatagcagggggctgcgggacgggactgaggggcgccggcagagctgggggaggggaatagcagggggctgcgggacgggactgaggggcgctggcagaactgggggggggAATAGCAGGGGGCAGTGGTTGGGATTTTAGTTCCCTGTCCAGTCCCCTCAAAGACCCTGCATCACAGCAACCgcagaggccaggccaggcccggcTCCCCACACCGCACCACGGTCACCGGGAGCCCAGCTCAAGCTCAGGCTCTGGCCGGTCCCAAAGAaccagcgccccccacccccacccggaGGTGCATTCAATGCCgacgggccggggggggggggggggggcacaagggcCAGGATCCCACCCCGTCCCCTGGCTGCTCCGACAGGAATGTCAGCAATGCAGGGCAGCGTGGGGCACGCCTGCCCCTCCGGTCCCCCTCTGGCAGCAGGCGGGAGACAgaccagctgggaggggaggcgcGGCGGATCCTGCCCCAGAGCCGGCGGGTCTGCGGCCTGGCTGGGTGCACTGACAAGCCCTGGAAAACCAGCCCCGAGACTCCCAGCTCCATTATAAACACCTGGCACCGCCCCAGAGAGGCTCAGGGCATTCGTAGGCATCAGTGGGTTGCCGCTATCTCAGAGGGGTCTTTGCCTGTCCTGGGCCACGCTGGCTCCTCTGGTGGGCAGGGCAGTTCTGGGACGGacaagggggctggggggtccaTACAGGGTTTGTTGGTCTGGTTCAGGAGCTCGCGGGTTCCAGACACCGGGTCAGTAACCGCTTAACCACCCCATGGCCCCGACTGATGAAAATCCTGTGCCTTGCTCTTTGCTCAGTTTCCCTTGGTACCCGATACCTGGGTGAGGGGCTGCCACAGCTTTGCCCACATGGACTGGCCCAGCCAACACCCCCCGAGAGCTCTCAGGGCCCAATTCGACCCCAGGGGCTCATGTTCACAGAgatccctctgccccctccagccacGGGCGCTGGGGGGTTGGGCTGGGCCCTCTGGCCATTCCCGCTCTGATACCAGCACCCTCTGCCACCCGGCCGGGTCAGCAACCccacaggccagctccaccaACAACCCGGCCTCGTGCCCACTCAGCCAGGGCCAACCTGGCCTCGCGCAGCACCCCCAAGGCTTGGTCCTGGGGCCGGCCAGGCAGGCATCAAAACGGCACAGAGCTGGCAGCCCCATACCTACCTCCCCCCAGAAtacacccagccctgcccccaccagcacTGCACCCCTGCCAGCCGGAGCTAGGGCCCAGCCTGACCCTGCTCGGAGAGGAGCCACTCCAGACAGGCAGATCCAAGACACCATCCCCGAGGGAGACCCTGTCTCCGAGAGCAGGGCCCTTGGCAGCAGGTCACCAATTGGGCCTcagcccccagcaccttctcttgaccccagccctgctgtggcgAGGCTGGGGGGCACCGAgctggcactgggctgggaggcgCAGGCAGGGCCCCGTTCGCAGGTACTGGCTTCTCCTAGCTGCCCCCACCAGAGCGGACAGGAAAGGTGCCCAGCAGGAGGGGACGCTCTCCCCCAGGCCAAGGGGGGAGGCCCCCCAGGGGGCGTAGGGCCCAGCTGCCGGGGCGGCGGGTCCGACAGACCCAGGTAATTCATCCCGTCAGGGCCGAGCCCCAGCGGGATCCAGCCCCGGCCAGCGTGGGGAGTCTGAGATTCCAGCCCCACTGGGCCGCCTTGCCTGGATCGCGGGGTCAATGCCAGAGCAGTCTCTGCCCGGTGCCATTCCCGCAGCCCCAGTGGGACCCgatcccccagcccagcgccaGGCTTGGCACGCCGGCTCCCCCCGGAGCAGCTGGAGCCAAGGAGGCGCGTGATGTGGGGAGGGAattctccccaaccccccccatcACTCCCATCCTTGGCTCCCCCTGCATGCCGCAAGCCGGTgactcagcccccctcccctgggcacAGGGCCAGCGGCACAGATgggagctgggagcagccaggcagaCCGGGATGGGCTCAGCCCACGGACGGGCGACCTCCATCCGCACAGGATCATCCTGCCCCTGGAACCACCAGGGCCACGACCTCTATCGGGGCTGCTCCCAAGAACCCTCCTCATTGCCCCAATAACAAACAGCGGGGTTGTGAAAGCCtcggggagcagcaggggggtgtCAGAGCTGCTGGAGCGACCAGGGCCCATCATGCTCCCCCCGTGTGAGATCAGCCGCTGACAAGCACCGCAGTCGCCTCTGACCACAAACGCCGAAGGAGAACGGCACCAGAGGGCGACACAAAGACGGAGCTGCTCCAAACCGAGACGTCTCCTTGTCCCAGGGCTGCGCTGAGGTTGCGGCTGGTCAGCAAAGGAGCACGGAGCCCAAAATTCATGGACCAAAACAGGGGTTTTGGAAATTTGACGGGTTTATTTGCTACGGTGCCAAGCCGCCAAGGTCTCTGTACCCAAAAAATTCCAGTGACTTCTCACTGCTGGACGATATCACCACTAACATCTTCATGGCAAGattttccccactgtatttcccagTCAACTATCCACGCTCCAATCATACACAGCTGCAGCCACAAGCGTCCATCCCACCCCGTTGGCCAAGCACCCCCTTAACACTGGTTACTGGAGGCCAAGCAACGCACAGAGCCACACGCCAGCGCCCGGGtctccagcctgctccactcctgcATCTTCATCGCCTCCtaaacccccagctctgtgtgtgcaGGAGAGAGAGACCCCCACGCCCCAATCACTCCGTCATCCTTACTGATGGCTCTCCTCTTCGGAAAGCCCCGGTCCACTGAAGCCCCTAGGCGCCGAGACCCACAGCGACGGTTCCGTCCCCAGTTTCACTACAGAGCGGTGGATgctaaaacaaaagcatttggccACCTCGTGGCATTTCCTCTTCTTCCAACAACAGCGCAGTTcccggctgctgctgcctgcGTCTGCAGGAGCACAGAAAGGATCGTGTCTGGATCAGGGCCCCGCCGTGCTGGACACACCTGAGGGAGCCGTGGCCTGAGGAGAAGCGCTCAGTGCAGGAGCTCAGCCTGGTCTGCTCCCAGGGACCCACTATCCGGTGACACGCCCCTTTCTCCTGCAGTCGGTCCTTACGCCCATCGGAGGACGTGGCAGGAGACCGTAAACTCTTCCAGGCAGGGACCACGTTATCTTCCGTGCACGTGCAGGGTATTACAGTGGCACTTGCAAAGAATAGCAGACCCACGGGCTCCCGTGCTGGCCGTCCCCAGGGGAGCTCTGAAGGCTGTGCGGACCAGGATGGCATGAGGGGCACTGCTTGGTTTCTCTGTATCCGGCTGGTCCGGGTAGCCTGTGGTAGCTTGGTAGCTGCCGCGAATATCCCGTAAGTTCTATGCACCTGCTCCGACAGTGGCCTTCGTGTCTGGGGAGCAGCCAGGGTCTGCACACGAGAGgcttctgggtgctactgtaacaccAGTAATTAATCCCAATCCCGTGCTGTGAATGAAGTGACGCTGTCTGAGCAGCAGCACCCCAAAGGTGTTAGCTCAGCGGGGAAACCCACCAGGCAGGAGCTGTTCGTGGgtcctctccaggccctggggagAGGGATGTTCAGGGATTGTCACGCACTGAGCTTCGAGCGAATGCCCGCAGCCGAGTAATACATGGGGCTAACGCTCTGTCCCTAAGCCACGGTCATGGCCCCCGAGCATCCTGTGCGTGGGAGCGACACCCCAGGGGTCATtccggaaagggacaaagcccagaggaggaggggtgggagagagtttcagtttggggctggctgggaacatggagtgaagtgcagacagggttgtctggctcactgccccccaaaatggacccagctgaggggtcctgttctctgcacctacaagctctgttttagaccatgttcctgtcgtctaataaacctctgttttactggctagctgagagtcacgtctgaccgcggagttggggtgcaggaccctctggcttccccaggaccctgcctggcttcatggggagcagttccagagcatcgcccggggactccgtgacacacccCCACCGAGTAAtcatggctcctggaagtggaATCGGAACTCTGCGCCCCAGATTCCGCTTGGTGTTGCTGAGCCTGGGCCGGGGCTCCCGGAGCAAACATCGCTGCTAGAGATGGAAGAGTTGGGTTGTTTAAGAAGTCCGTCCCCTCCCATTCTGCAGCCTGCCCTGTGCCCCGACACGCAGCTTCGTCCAAACGCTCTGAGTCTCAGGGCTTCCAGCACTGTCCCATCACGGTGCAGTAGGCAGGAGCATACCGGGGAGCTCAGAGACACAGCTCCATCAAATCCAATCACCGAGAGCTCACAGCGAGGGGCTGAAGCTTCACCCCGATAGGAAGGCAGCTGTCCTTGAGGTGGCTCCTGGAGACTACATGTCCCAGCATGCAACACTCCACCCTGCTGCAAATAAGAACTGCTCGTCTCAAGGTGCAGCACGGCATGCTGGGATCTCCAGTCCCCATGTGCCTGGAGGGTGCCCACCTGGACCCCACCTGGGCTTGCGAGCAGGCTGGTGtttccagcccagccctgggaggaggtcctattgggatccaggaagtgggtgggccacaggacctggaaaccaaataagtacg
Proteins encoded:
- the LDB1 gene encoding LIM domain-binding protein 1 isoform X1, which codes for MLDRDVGPTPMYPPTYLEPGIGRHTPYGNQTDYRIFELNKRLQNWTEECDNLWWDAFTTEFFEDDAMLTITFCLEDGPKRYTIGRTLIPRYFRSIFEGGATELYYVLKHPKESFHNNFVSLDCDQCTMVTQHGKPMFTQVCVEGRLYLEFMFDDMMRIKTWHFSIRQHRELIPRSILAMHAQDPQMLDQLSKNITRCGLSNSTLNYLRLCVILEPMQELMSRHKTYSLSPRDCLKTCLFQKWQRMVAPPAEPARQQPSKRRKRKMSGGSTMSSSGGNANNSSSKKKSPASTFALSSQDVMVVGEPTLMGGEFGDEDERLITRLENTQFDAANGIDDEDSFNNSPALGANSPWNSKPPSSQESKSENPTSQASQ
- the LDB1 gene encoding LIM domain-binding protein 1 isoform X2 encodes the protein MSVGCACPGCSSKSFKLYSPKEPPNGNAFPPFHPGTMLDRDVGPTPMYPPTYLEPGIGRHTPYGNQTDYRIFELNKRLQNWTEECDNLWWDAFTTEFFEDDAMLTITFCLEDGPKRYTIGRTLIPRYFRSIFEGGATELYYVLKHPKESFHNNFVSLDCDQCTMVTQHGKPMFTQVCVEGRLYLEFMFDDMMRIKTWHFSIRQHRELIPRSILAMHAQDPQMLDQLSKNITRCGLSNSTLNYLRLCVILEPMQELMSRHKTYSLSPRDCLKTCLFQKWQRMVAPPAEPARQQPSKRRKRKMSGGSTMSSSGGNANNSSSKKKSPASTFALSSQVPDVMVVGEPTLMGGEFGDEDERLITRLENTQFDAANGIDDEDSFNNSPALGANSPWNSKPPSSQESKSENPTSQASQ
- the LDB1 gene encoding LIM domain-binding protein 1 isoform X3, giving the protein MLDRDVGPTPMYPPTYLEPGIGRHTPYGNQTDYRIFELNKRLQNWTEECDNLWWDAFTTEFFEDDAMLTITFCLEDGPKRYTIGRTLIPRYFRSIFEGGATELYYVLKHPKESFHNNFVSLDCDQCTMVTQHGKPMFTQVCVEGRLYLEFMFDDMMRIKTWHFSIRQHRELIPRSILAMHAQDPQMLDQLSKNITRCGLSNSTLNYLRLCVILEPMQELMSRHKTYSLSPRDCLKTCLFQKWQRMVAPPAEPARQQPSKRRKRKMSGGSTMSSSGGNANNSSSKKKSPASTFALSSQVPDVMVVGEPTLMGGEFGDEDERLITRLENTQFDAANGIDDEDSFNNSPALGANSPWNSKPPSSQESKSENPTSQASQ